In the genome of Curtobacterium sp. MCLR17_036, the window CACGAAGCTCTTCGTGCCCTCGGGGGCGTCGGACCACTCGAGTGCGGGGGAGCGGTCCTCGCCACCGGCGTCGGTGCCGCGGGCCCACGTCGGGAGCTCGGCGCCGTCGGCGAAGTCGGGGCTGGTCAGGGTGAACGCGGGGACCTCGGGGAGGTTCCAGTTGGGGTCGTTTGCCATGCCCTCCAGCCAACACCCGCGGCCTCGGGGGCGGCTCGGCGGCGGCGCGCGGGTTTCTCGCGGGCGGCTCTGTACCGCGGAAGCGACACGCGTGCGGGGAGCTGCGCGGTTGGTGTCGCGAAGGCGACAGATCGCCGCGAACTGTTGGTGGGATCTTGTCGCTTTGGCGACTCGTGGGTGGAGACGTGACCGTGCGCCGGGCGGGAGCTGCGCGGCGGGGTCGAGCCGTGCCTCCCGGCCGCGTCCGGACCAGCGCGGGGCGACGTTGTGCTGCGGAAGCGACACTCGTGGGGGGAGCTGCGCGGCTGGTGTCGCGAGGGCGACAGATCGCCGCGAACTGTTGCCGGGACCTTGTCGCTTTCGCGACCCGTGCGTGGGGACGTGACCGTGCGCCGGGCGGGAGGCCCCGCGGCAGGCCCGGGTCGGGCCTCCCGGTCGTGTCGGGCGGGTACGGGGCGGAGTTGTGCTGCGGAAGCGACACGCGTGCGGGGAGCTGCGCGGTTGGTGTCGCGAAGGCGACAGACCGCCGCGAACTGTTGGCGGGCGAATGTCGCTTTCGCAAACCGTCAACCGCCACCGACCCGCCACGAACCCGCGCCCCGCCGGCACGCGGCGGTGCGCGTCAGACGGCCAGGACCCGGTCGACCACGCGCTGCAGTGCGGCCGTGGCCGCGATGGCGTCGCCGGCGTAGGCTCCCGCCATCGCGCCGTCGCGGGCGAGCATGAGCTCGTCGGCGCCGTCGCCCGGCAGCGGGTGGCCGGCTTCCTGCAGCAGGGTCGCGAGGCGCTCGGTGTACCACTCGCGGTGGGTGGCGACGACCTCGCGCACCGGGTCGCGGGGGTCGTGGTACTCGGCCGCGGCGTTGAGGAAGGCGCAGCCGCGGAACTCGGGGTCGTTGACGTCGTCGGCCAGGGCGGTGACCCAGGCCCGGACGGCCGCTGCGGGGGAGTCGGCGGAGCCGGTCAACGATTCCATCCGCTGCTGCACGCGCTCGTCCTGTGCCCGGATGTAGGCCAGGATCAGGTTGTCCTTGGACCCGTAGTGCTTGTAGAACGTCGCCTTCGTGACGCTGGCCTCGGAGATGAGGCGGTCGACGCCGACGCTGTGGATGCCCTCTTCGTAGAAGAGTCGCGAGGCGGTCTCGAGGATGCGGACCTTCGCGCCGCCGGAGCGGGGAGTCGGGGGGACGCTCGACCCGTCCGGCGACGCGAGGTTCGTGCTCGGGCCAAGGAGACGCTGGACGGCCGGTTGGGGGGAATCGACCGTCACAGCGTGGCTCCTTGGGCTCATCGGCTCCGCGATCTGAGTGGGGGGACTCGTCGACCGCGCAGGACTGATGTCCCGAGCCACCGGATCGGAATCTAGGGGGGCTACCGATCCGGCTTGCCCAACTGTAGCACAAGGAGGACAGACAGACGAGTCGGTCTGTCCACACTTTCTGTACCCCACTTCGAGTGGCGTCCGACGCGCCTGTGCAAACTGGGCGAGGCCCGCGAGCCGATCAGTAGGCTCGTCTGCGATGAACCAGCCAGTGCCACTGCCGCTCGGGGCCCCGGACACGTCCTTCCTGACGTCCGGCGGGGCCTTCGTCCGTCGCACCGTGCTGCCGTCGGGTGTCCGCGTGCTGTCCGAGGCGGTGCCGGGTGCCGCTTCGACGAGCATCGGGTTCTGGGTCGGCGTCGGTTCGCGCGACGAACGCGACGGCCAGTTCGGCTCGACGCACTTCCTCGAGCACCTGCTCTTCAAGGGCACCGAGACCCGCTCGGCGCTCGACATCGCGATCGCGTTCGACTCCGTGGGCGGTGAGCACAACGCCGCGACGGCCAAGGAGTACACCTGCTACTACGCCCGGGTCCGGGACACCGACGTCCCGATGGCCATCGGCGTGATCGGCGACATGGTCACCGCGTCCGTGCTCGACCCCGACGCCTTCGACGTCGAACGCGGCGTCATCCTCGAGGAACTCGCGATGGCGGCCGACGACCCGGCCGACGTGGCGGGCGAGGCCTTCTTCGCCGCGGCGTTCGGCGGCCACCCGCTCGGCCGTCCGATCGGCGGCACCCCGGACAGCATCCGCGCCGTCGGGCGTGACGAGGTCCTGTCCCACTACCGCGAGCACTACGCCCCGAACGGCATCGTGGTGACCGCCGCCGGCGCCGTCGACCACGACCGCCTGTGCGACCTCGTCGGGCAGGTCTTCCACGACGCCCCGCGCGCCGACCCGCTGGCGCGTCGCACGCCGCAGACCGTCGCCGACCCGGTGGAACCGAAGCTGTCGGTCGTGCACCGACCCACCGAGCAGGTGAGCATGCTGCGCGGCTCGCAGGGGCTCGACCTGCGCGACGAGCGTCGTCCGGCGCTGAGCGTGCTGAACGCCGTGCTCGGCGGCGGCATGAGCTCCCGGCTCTTCCAAGAGGTCCGCGAGCGTCGCGGGCTCGCCTACGCGGTGTCCTCGTTCGCGCCCGCCTACCTCGACAACGGCGCGTTCGGCGTCTACGCCGGCTGCGCGCCCGACAACGTCCCCGGCGTGATCGACATCGTCGACGCCGAGTTCCGCCGGATGGTCGACCACGGCATCACGGCCGACGAGCTCCGGCGCGCCAAGGGCCAGATCGAGGGCGCGCTGACGCTCTCGCTCGAGGACTCCGACGCCCGCATGACCCGCCTCGGCCGGTCCGAGCTCGGCACGGGGGAGTACACCGACCTGGCGACGGCCCTGGAACGCGTCGACCGCGTCACCACCGACGACGTGCTCGAGCTCGCGCGCGACCTGCTCACCCGTCCGACGATCACCTCGGTCGTCGGCGCCGTGCAGCAGGACGAGCTCGCGGCCGCGATCGGGATCGGCAGCTGAGCATCGACATGTCGCACTACCTGTACCTCGTCCGGCACGGTGAGCACCAGGACGCCGAGCACGGCCTGCGGGACGGCAAGCTGTCGGAGCGCGGCAAGCGTCAGGCGATGTTGGTGGCCGACCGGCTCGGCGGGGTGCCCTTCGACGGCGTGTACCACTCGCCGCTCGAGGCCCCGAGCGAGACCGCCGCGTTCCTGGCGCAGCGACTGCCGTCGATCCAGCCGGAGCCGTCGACGCTGCTCTTCGACTGCATCCCCTCCGGTCCGACCCCGGACATGCCGCACGCGTACCAGGGCTGGTACGGCGGCATCACCGAAGAGGAGATCGTCGCCGGCCAGGCCCAGATGGGCGACGCCGTGGCCGAGTGGTTCACCCCGGCGCGCGAGGACCGGCACGACCTGCTCATCACGCACAACGCCGTCATCGGCTGGTTCGTCCGCGAGGCGTTCCAGGCCCCC includes:
- a CDS encoding TetR/AcrR family transcriptional regulator; translated protein: MTVDSPQPAVQRLLGPSTNLASPDGSSVPPTPRSGGAKVRILETASRLFYEEGIHSVGVDRLISEASVTKATFYKHYGSKDNLILAYIRAQDERVQQRMESLTGSADSPAAAVRAWVTALADDVNDPEFRGCAFLNAAAEYHDPRDPVREVVATHREWYTERLATLLQEAGHPLPGDGADELMLARDGAMAGAYAGDAIAATAALQRVVDRVLAV
- a CDS encoding pitrilysin family protein, whose product is MNQPVPLPLGAPDTSFLTSGGAFVRRTVLPSGVRVLSEAVPGAASTSIGFWVGVGSRDERDGQFGSTHFLEHLLFKGTETRSALDIAIAFDSVGGEHNAATAKEYTCYYARVRDTDVPMAIGVIGDMVTASVLDPDAFDVERGVILEELAMAADDPADVAGEAFFAAAFGGHPLGRPIGGTPDSIRAVGRDEVLSHYREHYAPNGIVVTAAGAVDHDRLCDLVGQVFHDAPRADPLARRTPQTVADPVEPKLSVVHRPTEQVSMLRGSQGLDLRDERRPALSVLNAVLGGGMSSRLFQEVRERRGLAYAVSSFAPAYLDNGAFGVYAGCAPDNVPGVIDIVDAEFRRMVDHGITADELRRAKGQIEGALTLSLEDSDARMTRLGRSELGTGEYTDLATALERVDRVTTDDVLELARDLLTRPTITSVVGAVQQDELAAAIGIGS
- a CDS encoding histidine phosphatase family protein, translating into MSHYLYLVRHGEHQDAEHGLRDGKLSERGKRQAMLVADRLGGVPFDGVYHSPLEAPSETAAFLAQRLPSIQPEPSTLLFDCIPSGPTPDMPHAYQGWYGGITEEEIVAGQAQMGDAVAEWFTPAREDRHDLLITHNAVIGWFVREAFQAPEWRWMGTNVAHTALTIIRIRSAKPAEVVTLNDLAHLPVELRTGLPVDQPV